One genomic window of Garra rufa chromosome 2, GarRuf1.0, whole genome shotgun sequence includes the following:
- the LOC141325585 gene encoding uncharacterized protein, with amino-acid sequence MAFIKEESEDMKIEETLKHEDTEEQRKMAFIKEETEDIKIEETLKHEDTEEQRKMAFIKEENEDMKIEETFRVKHEDTEEQTDLTVLKEEREDLNESEEKDQVFCSLQTEKTSKQKRAQTTGTRSYFSCVQCGKNFTQKGSLKTHMSIHTGEKPYTCQQCGKSFILKGHLNRHMMIHIGEKPLTCQQCGKSFILKGCLNRHIRLHTGEKPYTSKQCGKSFTLSGNLEVHQKIHTMESPFTCQQCGNIFTSKGSLNRHMIIHTGEKPYTCSQCGKSFAQSGNLKVHQKTHTMESPFTCQWCEKSFNEKGSLNRHMMIHTGEKPYSCKLCGKSFNEKGALKRHMFVHTGEKPHTCKQCGKSFSLKGSLERHMKIHNREKPNRSP; translated from the exons atggcgtttattaaagaggagagtgaagacatgaagattgaagaaacattgaaacatgaagatactgaggaacaaagaaagatggcgtttattaaagaggagaccgaagacattaagattgaagaaacattgaaacatgaagatactgaggaacaaagaaagatggcgtttattaaagaggagaatgaagacatgaagattgaagaaacatttagagtcaaacatgaagatactgaggaacaaacag acctaacagtgctgaaagaggagagagaagatctgaatgaatctgaagagaaagatcaggttttttgttccttacagactgaaaagacttctaaacaaaaaagagctcaaactacaggaactaggagttatttttcttgcgttcagtgtggaaaaaatttcactcaaaaaggaagccttaaaacgcatatgagtattcacactggagagaagccgtacacttgccaacagtgtggaaagagtttcatcctaaaaggacaccttaacagacacatgatgattcacattggagagaagcctcttacctgccaacagtgtggaaagagtttcattctaaaaggatgccttaacagacacataagacttcacactggagagaagccttacacatccaaacagtgtggaaagagtttcactctaagtggaaaccttgaagtccaccaaaaaattcacaccatggagagcccttttacctgccaacagtgtggaaatatTTTCACttcaaaaggaagccttaacagacacatgataattcacactggagagaagccttacacatgctctcaatgtggaaagagtttcgctcaaagtggaaaccttaaagtccaccagaaaactcacaccatggagagcccttttacctgccagtggtgtgaaaagagtttcaatgaaaaaggaagccttaacagacacatgatgattcacactggagagaagccttactcatgcaaactgtgtggaaagagtttcaatgaaaaaggagcccttaaaaggcacatgtttgttcatactggagagaagcctcacacatgcaaacagtgtgggaaaagttttagtctaaaaggaagccttgaaaggcacatgaaaattcataatagagagaagcccaacagatccccttag